One region of Niallia sp. Man26 genomic DNA includes:
- a CDS encoding nucleotidyltransferase-like protein produces the protein MEDILRPIYQERASQANTLGVLMIEKRQKEMTVTDTFDSVMLIIVKEAEKPIFIKHYTYTDKKAALHVITETQLKKWILLGTNKKIFEWLYNGRVIFDRNEFVSQLKSELKDFPVSERKRKMGVEFAKLIRRYMDGKAFFENKHYLDAYNDVVHSLHHLARLAVIENGFHPEVTVWSQVKQIEPEIYKLYVELINSEEPLEKRLELLFLASEFLIHSKTKMSIQHISDILEEKEYWSFNDLMENEELFLVYSVDLGMLVEYLIEKHFIEVVDVETKSPKVYHRYYKVSKKD, from the coding sequence ATGGAAGACATTCTTCGTCCGATTTATCAAGAAAGAGCGAGCCAAGCGAACACACTTGGCGTTCTGATGATAGAAAAAAGACAAAAAGAAATGACGGTAACAGATACATTTGACTCGGTGATGCTAATCATCGTAAAAGAGGCGGAAAAGCCAATTTTCATTAAGCATTATACGTATACAGATAAAAAGGCAGCACTTCATGTCATCACAGAGACTCAGTTGAAAAAATGGATCCTGCTTGGGACAAATAAAAAAATCTTTGAATGGCTGTACAATGGGAGAGTTATATTTGACCGCAATGAGTTTGTCTCGCAGCTCAAAAGTGAGTTAAAGGATTTTCCTGTCTCTGAAAGAAAGCGGAAGATGGGTGTGGAGTTTGCCAAGCTTATCAGAAGATATATGGATGGAAAGGCATTTTTTGAGAACAAACATTATCTTGATGCATATAATGATGTCGTTCACTCCTTGCATCATTTAGCAAGGCTTGCGGTCATCGAAAACGGGTTTCACCCCGAGGTGACTGTTTGGAGTCAGGTTAAACAGATTGAACCAGAGATTTATAAATTATATGTTGAATTGATTAACAGTGAAGAGCCTTTGGAAAAAAGACTTGAATTGTTGTTTTTGGCAAGCGAGTTCCTCATCCATTCAAAGACAAAAATGAGCATTCAGCATATTTCAGATATACTGGAGGAGAAAGAGTATTGGTCATTTAATGATCTTATGGAGAATGAAGAGCTTTTTCTTGTATATTCTGTTGATTTAGGAATGCTTGTTGAATATTTAATTGAAAAACATTTTATTGAAGTGGTGGATGTGGAAACGAAAAGTCCTAAGGTTTATCACCGCTATTATAAGGTTTCGAAAAAAGATTAA
- a CDS encoding ion channel has translation MFFYFLLAMIIFFIMMSLRTLFVPYRLKEKWVSFENFIYLFFVYITIMIGFGLIYTLLQLNGVEVYNESEQMYDSSLHFIDMLQTGIYFSGITLFSVGFGDLAPIGFGRLIVVIEALIGYTIPAAFVARAVLDMDS, from the coding sequence GTGTTTTTTTATTTTCTGTTAGCTATGATTATTTTTTTTATCATGATGAGCTTGCGAACATTGTTCGTTCCTTATCGTCTGAAAGAAAAATGGGTTTCTTTTGAGAACTTTATATACTTATTCTTTGTTTATATCACCATTATGATAGGATTTGGTTTAATCTACACACTCCTTCAGCTCAACGGGGTAGAGGTCTACAATGAAAGTGAACAAATGTATGACTCTTCCCTGCATTTTATAGATATGCTTCAAACAGGGATATATTTCAGTGGCATCACTCTTTTTTCAGTCGGCTTCGGCGACTTGGCGCCAATCGGGTTTGGAAGATTGATTGTAGTAATAGAAGCACTTATCGGCTATACAATTCCTGCGGCATTTGTGGCAAGAGCAGTTCTTGATATGGACAGCTAA
- a CDS encoding DUF402 domain-containing protein, whose translation MGVPIEGEPIQIHSYKHNGHIHRIWDETTILKGTQNLIIGGNDRTIVTESDGRTWVTREPAICYFHSQYWFNVIGMIREDGIHYYCNLSSPFIYDGEAVKYIDYDLDIKIFPDMTFNLLDEDEYERHRAEMKYPDAIDRILKSHVNQLIQWIRQRKGPFAPDFIDLWYERYLTYRS comes from the coding sequence ATGGGCGTACCTATCGAGGGTGAACCAATACAAATTCATAGCTACAAACATAATGGGCACATCCATCGAATCTGGGACGAAACAACGATACTTAAAGGGACGCAAAATTTAATAATAGGCGGTAACGATCGGACAATTGTTACAGAATCAGACGGCAGAACATGGGTCACCCGTGAACCGGCAATATGCTATTTTCATTCCCAATACTGGTTTAATGTAATTGGAATGATAAGGGAAGACGGAATCCATTATTATTGTAACCTTAGTTCGCCATTTATTTATGATGGAGAAGCAGTGAAGTATATTGATTATGATTTGGATATTAAAATTTTTCCAGATATGACTTTCAACCTCCTTGATGAGGACGAGTATGAGCGTCACCGTGCGGAAATGAAGTATCCAGATGCGATTGACCGTATCTTGAAATCGCATGTTAATCAATTGATTCAGTGGATACGCCAAAGAAAAGGTCCCTTTGCACCAGATTTTATTGATTTATGGTATGAAAGGTATTTAACGTACAGAAGTTAA
- a CDS encoding glutamate-1-semialdehyde 2,1-aminomutase, with product MQHNNSERLHEEALKVIVGGVNSPSRSYKAVGGGAPVAMERGQGAYFFDVDGNQYIDYLAAYGPIITGHAHPHITKAITRAAESGVLYGTPTPHEVTFAKMLQEAIPSMEKVRFMNSGTEAVMTTIRVARAYTGRNKVIKFAGCYHGHSDPVLVAAGSGPSTLGTPDSAGVPAVIAADVITVPFNDIDAFKDAIEKWGPEIAAVLVEPIVGNFGIVEPVEGFLELINEYTHNAGALVIYDEVITAFRFTYGGAQDLLGVKPDLTALGKIIGGGLPIGAYGGKKEIMDKVAPIGPAYQAGTHAGNPASVLSGIACLEVLKQKGVYEHLDRLGALLEKGIADAAALHKVPITINRLKGALTIYFTNEKVMNYEQAENTDGELFGKFFKLMVEQGVMLAPSKYEAWFITIAHTQEDIEATIHAVNNAFEALAKEL from the coding sequence ATGCAACATAATAATTCTGAGAGATTACATGAGGAAGCACTTAAAGTAATCGTCGGGGGAGTCAACAGCCCTTCTCGTTCGTATAAAGCAGTTGGCGGCGGAGCTCCTGTCGCTATGGAAAGAGGACAAGGAGCCTATTTCTTCGATGTGGATGGAAACCAGTACATTGATTATTTGGCAGCATACGGCCCAATCATTACAGGACATGCTCATCCCCATATAACAAAAGCTATCACTCGAGCAGCAGAAAGTGGCGTTTTGTACGGGACACCGACACCGCATGAGGTGACATTCGCTAAAATGCTTCAAGAAGCTATTCCCTCTATGGAGAAAGTCAGATTCATGAACTCTGGAACAGAGGCGGTCATGACAACGATCAGGGTGGCACGTGCCTATACTGGCAGAAACAAGGTTATTAAATTCGCAGGCTGTTATCACGGCCACTCCGATCCTGTCCTTGTTGCAGCAGGTTCAGGTCCATCTACACTGGGCACACCAGATTCAGCTGGCGTACCTGCTGTGATTGCCGCTGATGTTATCACTGTTCCTTTCAATGATATCGATGCCTTCAAGGATGCAATTGAGAAATGGGGACCAGAAATTGCTGCCGTCCTTGTCGAGCCAATAGTCGGTAACTTCGGTATTGTCGAGCCTGTTGAAGGTTTCCTTGAATTAATTAACGAATATACCCATAATGCTGGAGCTCTTGTCATTTATGATGAAGTAATCACTGCCTTCCGCTTTACATACGGCGGTGCCCAGGATTTACTAGGAGTAAAGCCAGATTTAACAGCATTAGGGAAAATCATCGGCGGAGGTCTTCCAATCGGAGCTTATGGAGGCAAAAAGGAAATTATGGACAAAGTGGCACCGATTGGACCCGCATACCAAGCTGGTACACACGCCGGAAATCCTGCTTCTGTGCTTTCAGGAATTGCCTGCCTTGAAGTGCTGAAACAAAAAGGCGTATATGAGCACTTGGATAGATTGGGTGCTTTGCTTGAAAAAGGGATTGCTGATGCGGCTGCATTGCATAAGGTGCCGATTACTATTAACCGTCTAAAAGGCGCACTTACTATTTACTTCACGAACGAAAAGGTTATGAATTATGAGCAGGCCGAAAACACTGATGGTGAATTATTCGGTAAATTCTTTAAGTTAATGGTAGAACAAGGTGTTATGCTTGCACCTTCAAAATATGAAGCATGGTTTATTACCATTGCTCATACCCAAGAGGATATTGAGGCAACAATCCATGCTGTCAACAATGCTTTTGAAGCATTGGCGAAAGAACTATAA
- a CDS encoding type II toxin-antitoxin system SpoIISA family toxin, translated as MMIRKDSQKLIIKVAFPLVVFALIVLMKNYWGNEAVAFLQGNKWSLLIGFTATMLYISWAFPIFFREYKQNLRRTWYFLFIVGMILLLMDMGFKESEWRSYALMALMFVFVDLAIFITPNIKRIGVAEVESINEVESINDEMKKVIIQTKSRSKQFTTILDSIATYSFGTQDWTDIEDYRISLEDFLYAYGEVCRQDITVFCKEDDIIFSAEVGTTLGIELEEDQLNRLNEETIVQLDNKTVLIPFTKLIHPVVISVESEKEPLLQIDFDYIIDLAVIHSWYKEH; from the coding sequence ATGATGATTAGAAAAGATTCACAGAAGCTTATAATCAAGGTAGCATTTCCGCTTGTTGTTTTCGCCCTTATAGTGTTGATGAAAAATTATTGGGGCAATGAGGCTGTTGCTTTTTTGCAAGGGAATAAATGGAGTTTATTAATTGGATTTACGGCTACTATGTTATATATTAGCTGGGCGTTTCCGATTTTTTTCCGAGAGTACAAGCAGAACTTGAGGCGGACATGGTATTTTTTATTCATTGTTGGCATGATATTGCTGCTGATGGATATGGGATTTAAGGAGAGCGAATGGAGGAGCTACGCATTAATGGCTCTTATGTTTGTTTTTGTAGACTTGGCAATATTTATCACACCGAATATAAAACGAATCGGGGTAGCAGAAGTAGAAAGCATCAATGAAGTAGAAAGTATTAATGATGAAATGAAAAAGGTAATCATTCAGACGAAAAGCAGAAGTAAGCAGTTCACAACCATTTTAGACAGTATTGCCACCTATTCGTTTGGAACGCAGGATTGGACTGACATAGAAGACTATCGTATAAGCCTTGAGGACTTCCTGTATGCTTATGGCGAAGTATGCAGACAGGATATTACCGTTTTCTGCAAGGAGGATGATATCATATTTTCTGCTGAAGTCGGGACCACTCTCGGGATAGAACTGGAGGAAGATCAGCTGAATCGCTTAAATGAAGAGACAATTGTGCAATTAGACAATAAAACGGTACTTATTCCTTTCACGAAATTAATCCATCCTGTCGTTATTTCTGTTGAATCGGAAAAGGAGCCCTTGCTGCAAATTGATTTTGACTATATCATTGACCTTGCAGTAATTCACTCCTGGTACAAGGAGCATTAA
- the bcp gene encoding thioredoxin-dependent thiol peroxidase translates to MSVIIGEKAPDFTLEANNGETVKLSDFIGKNVVLYFYPKDMTPGCTTEACDFRDSHAIFEELEAVVLGVSPDPVNKHRKFIEKHGLPFLLLADEDHQVAESYEVWKLKKNFGKEYMGIERSTFLIDREGRLVREWRKVKVAGHVEEIAEELKKR, encoded by the coding sequence ATGAGTGTGATTATAGGAGAGAAAGCACCTGATTTTACATTAGAAGCAAATAATGGAGAGACAGTTAAATTGTCAGATTTTATTGGGAAAAATGTTGTTTTATACTTTTATCCGAAAGATATGACACCTGGATGTACAACAGAAGCGTGTGATTTCAGAGACAGCCATGCTATCTTCGAAGAGCTTGAGGCAGTTGTCCTTGGAGTAAGTCCTGATCCTGTCAATAAACACAGAAAGTTTATTGAAAAACACGGCTTGCCGTTCCTGCTTCTTGCAGATGAAGATCATCAAGTAGCAGAAAGCTACGAAGTCTGGAAGCTGAAGAAAAACTTCGGGAAGGAATATATGGGTATTGAACGTTCCACCTTTCTTATCGACAGAGAGGGTAGACTTGTCCGTGAATGGCGAAAGGTCAAAGTGGCCGGTCATGTAGAGGAGATTGCTGAAGAACTGAAAAAACGATAA
- a CDS encoding ABC transporter ATP-binding protein produces MDSIKRYLHFVKPYRMQIIGTIIIGIIKFAIPLLIPLLLKFVVDDIINATDLDKQERITSLLKMMGIMLIIFVIIRPPVEYYRQYFAQWTSNKILYDIRDQLFSHLQKLSLKYYSNTRAGEVISRVINDVEQTKNFILTGLMNLWLDGVTILITIGIMLTMNVKLTIISIILLPFYALSIRHFFGNLRTLTRERSQALAGVQSFLHERVQGISVIKSFATEDHEQKHFKKYNSAFLEKATDHTRWNAKAFAVVNTITDISPLIVIAYSGYQVISGQLSLGAMVAFFAYIERLYNPLRRMVNSSTTLTQSIASMDRVFELIDEKYDIQDKETAVPCVDVKGDISFQNVDFAYDQKDDRVLKNITLNIKQGETIAFVGMSGGGKSSLISLIPRFYDVTGGSILLDGKDIRDFQVRTLRDKIGMVLQENILFSESIRENIMIGKPDATEEEVIEAAKAANAHDFIMQLPDKYETKVGERGVKLSGGQKQRVAIARVFLKNPPILILDEATSALDLESEQSIQEAIEKLAKERTTLIVAHRLSTITHADRIVLINNGEIVEDGSHEQLMKLQGHYFNLFQIQQLGV; encoded by the coding sequence GTGGACAGTATTAAAAGATATTTGCATTTCGTAAAACCTTACCGAATGCAAATTATAGGAACTATCATCATTGGTATCATCAAATTCGCTATTCCTTTGCTCATTCCGCTTTTGCTTAAATTTGTCGTTGATGACATTATTAACGCAACAGACTTGGATAAACAAGAGAGAATAACAAGCCTTTTGAAGATGATGGGTATAATGTTAATCATCTTTGTCATCATTAGGCCGCCTGTTGAATATTACCGCCAATATTTTGCCCAGTGGACGTCGAATAAAATACTTTATGACATTCGTGATCAGCTGTTTTCTCATTTACAGAAACTGAGCTTGAAGTATTATTCAAATACAAGGGCAGGGGAGGTTATCTCCCGCGTAATTAATGATGTGGAGCAAACGAAGAACTTTATCCTGACTGGCCTGATGAACTTATGGCTTGATGGTGTTACCATCTTAATTACGATCGGAATAATGCTGACGATGAATGTGAAGCTGACGATTATCTCGATTATTCTTTTGCCGTTTTATGCGTTATCTATCAGACATTTCTTCGGAAACTTACGTACGCTGACAAGAGAGAGATCGCAGGCTTTAGCAGGAGTGCAAAGCTTCTTGCATGAAAGAGTGCAGGGAATCTCGGTCATCAAAAGTTTTGCAACAGAAGATCATGAACAAAAACACTTTAAAAAATATAATAGTGCATTCTTGGAAAAGGCAACAGATCACACACGCTGGAATGCAAAAGCATTTGCTGTGGTTAATACGATTACGGATATTTCACCATTAATCGTAATTGCCTATTCAGGCTATCAAGTAATCAGCGGTCAGCTGTCTTTAGGGGCTATGGTAGCTTTCTTTGCATACATTGAAAGGCTGTATAATCCGCTGAGACGAATGGTGAACTCTTCCACTACACTGACACAGTCAATCGCATCAATGGATCGTGTTTTTGAGCTGATAGATGAAAAGTACGATATTCAAGATAAGGAGACAGCTGTCCCATGTGTGGATGTTAAAGGGGATATTAGTTTTCAGAATGTCGATTTTGCCTACGATCAAAAGGATGACCGTGTCTTAAAAAATATCACTTTAAATATAAAGCAAGGAGAAACAATTGCTTTTGTAGGGATGAGCGGCGGCGGTAAATCATCACTGATCAGTCTGATTCCGCGCTTTTATGATGTTACTGGCGGCAGTATTCTTCTTGACGGAAAAGATATCCGCGATTTTCAAGTAAGAACCTTAAGGGATAAAATCGGAATGGTTCTCCAAGAAAATATTCTATTCAGTGAATCAATCAGAGAGAATATTATGATAGGAAAGCCAGATGCAACAGAGGAAGAAGTAATCGAAGCAGCAAAGGCTGCTAACGCACATGACTTCATCATGCAGCTCCCAGATAAATATGAAACAAAGGTTGGCGAAAGAGGAGTAAAGCTAAGCGGCGGACAAAAGCAGCGTGTTGCCATTGCCCGTGTATTCTTAAAGAATCCGCCAATTCTCATTTTGGATGAAGCTACGTCTGCTCTTGATTTGGAAAGTGAGCAATCTATTCAAGAAGCGATTGAGAAACTGGCAAAGGAAAGGACGACATTAATTGTTGCCCATAGACTTTCGACCATCACTCATGCAGACCGCATTGTCTTAATTAACAATGGGGAAATTGTTGAGGATGGCAGCCATGAACAGCTGATGAAGCTTCAAGGTCATTACTTTAATCTGTTTCAAATACAGCAGCTTGGAGTATAA
- the perR gene encoding peroxide-responsive transcriptional repressor PerR — translation MEHNELQEALDKLKETGVRITPQRHAILEYLISSMSHPTADEIYKALEGKFPNMSVATVYNNLRVFKEVSLVKELTYGDSSSRFDFITSHHYHIICKDCGKIVDFHYPGLDEVEQFASHVSGFKISHHRLEIYGTCPECAKNEAH, via the coding sequence GTGGAACATAATGAGTTACAGGAAGCTCTTGATAAACTAAAAGAAACAGGAGTGCGCATTACCCCGCAGCGTCATGCGATACTTGAATATTTAATAAGCTCAATGTCACATCCGACTGCCGATGAAATTTACAAAGCACTGGAAGGCAAATTTCCAAATATGAGTGTGGCCACTGTTTATAATAATTTAAGAGTGTTTAAAGAAGTGAGTCTTGTAAAGGAATTGACATATGGTGATTCTTCAAGCCGCTTTGATTTTATCACTTCCCATCATTACCATATCATATGTAAGGATTGCGGGAAGATAGTGGATTTCCATTATCCTGGACTGGATGAGGTAGAACAATTCGCCAGTCATGTCTCAGGTTTTAAAATCAGTCATCACCGCTTAGAAATTTATGGAACATGTCCTGAATGTGCAAAAAACGAAGCGCACTAA
- a CDS encoding aromatic acid exporter family protein, with product MTLGARILKTGIAIVLALLLAQTLQVPTPVFAGISAIFAIQPTIYRSYLSIIEQIQGNIIGAIIAVVFVLSFGNNIFIIGLAAVIVITINLKLKLEKTIILSTVTLIAIMETTTDDFITFAIIRFSTIMLGILSAFIVNLVFLPPKYENKLYNSISDISEEVTKWIRLNIRHASEHSLLKNDIDKISDRIIKIDQLYLMYKEERNYFKRNTPLKARKLVIYRQMINTLKRSFHTLKKLHRFENELKSLPENFQNIIQQQLDCLIHHHEHVMLKFIGKVKPNVTFEEGNITLDRKELFYQLINHYRETVDERICEHDEEMVQYHAMQIISAIIEYDENVEHLDTLITTIQVHHKHEPEVKIEE from the coding sequence ATGACTTTAGGAGCGCGCATTCTTAAGACAGGAATCGCCATCGTTTTAGCGTTGCTGCTTGCCCAAACACTGCAAGTGCCAACACCTGTATTCGCAGGAATTTCCGCAATCTTTGCGATACAGCCTACTATTTATCGATCTTACTTATCTATTATAGAGCAAATACAAGGTAATATTATAGGCGCAATTATCGCTGTTGTTTTCGTACTCAGCTTCGGCAACAATATCTTTATCATTGGTCTTGCCGCGGTAATTGTAATTACGATTAATTTAAAGCTTAAACTAGAAAAAACAATCATTTTGTCAACAGTAACGTTGATTGCAATTATGGAAACGACGACAGATGACTTTATTACATTTGCGATTATACGATTTTCAACTATAATGCTGGGGATTCTATCAGCGTTTATCGTAAATCTCGTATTTTTGCCTCCAAAATATGAAAACAAGCTGTATAACAGCATTTCTGATATTAGTGAAGAAGTTACAAAGTGGATACGCCTGAATATTAGGCATGCATCTGAACATAGTCTACTAAAGAATGATATCGACAAGATTTCTGACCGGATTATTAAAATAGACCAGTTGTACTTAATGTATAAAGAAGAAAGAAACTATTTTAAGAGGAATACGCCTCTTAAAGCGAGAAAGCTTGTTATATACAGGCAAATGATTAACACGCTTAAAAGATCATTCCATACTTTAAAGAAATTGCACCGTTTTGAAAATGAGCTTAAATCATTGCCGGAGAATTTTCAAAATATCATCCAGCAGCAGCTTGATTGTCTGATCCATCATCATGAGCATGTGATGCTGAAGTTCATTGGTAAAGTGAAACCGAATGTCACCTTTGAGGAAGGGAATATCACCCTTGACAGGAAGGAACTATTCTACCAGCTTATCAACCACTACCGCGAAACAGTTGATGAGCGTATATGTGAACACGACGAGGAAATGGTGCAGTACCATGCAATGCAAATCATTTCTGCAATCATTGAATATGATGAAAATGTGGAGCATTTAGATACACTAATCACCACGATTCAAGTACATCATAAGCATGAACCGGAAGTTAAGATAGAAGAATAA